A region of the Artemia franciscana chromosome 19, ASM3288406v1, whole genome shotgun sequence genome:
AGCGTTAAACAACATGGCAATAATCAGTCATTCAAGGACATTCTTAAAACACTAACGCTGTTATCCTGATTTTTCTTTACAACAAAATGAGCTTTAATAAATTAAGTATTGATGCCATTGATTTAAAGAACAAACGGGTTCTTATGAGAGTAGATTTCAACGTTCCTTtaaaagaggataaaatcacAAGCAATCAGAGAATTGCTGCCACACTTGAGACAATAAGGTATACTCTTGAGCAGGGTGCAAAGTCAGTTGTGCTTATGTCGCACTTGGGCCGTCCATATGGACGCAGAGAGCTCAAATACTCTTTGAAACTTGTGGCTGAGGAGCTCAAGAAGCTTCTTGGTAAAGATGTCAAATTTTTGGATGATTGTGTTGGAGCCGAAATTGAAAAGGAATGTGCTGACCCCCCTCACGGCTCTATTATATTACTTGAAAACCTTCGGTTCCACTTAGAAGAAGAAGGGAAAGGAATTGATGCTTCGGGACAGAAACTAAAAGCCTTCCCAGTAAATGTGGCAAAATTCCGTGATTCCTTAAAAAGGCTGGGAGACGTTTATGTGAATGATGCCTTTGGCACTGCTCATAGAGCTCATAGCTCTATGATGGGAGACGGGTTTGACATTCGAGCCGCAggatttttgctgaaaaaagaaCTTCAATATTTTGCCAAAGCCCTTGAGAATCCAGACCGACCATTCCTTGCTATTTTAGGAGGTGCTAAAGTTGCTGATAAAATACCACTTATTGAaagtcttcttgataaagttgatGACATG
Encoded here:
- the LOC136039035 gene encoding phosphoglycerate kinase-like, which produces MSFNKLSIDAIDLKNKRVLMRVDFNVPLKEDKITSNQRIAATLETIRYTLEQGAKSVVLMSHLGRPYGRRELKYSLKLVAEELKKLLGKDVKFLDDCVGAEIEKECADPPHGSIILLENLRFHLEEEGKGIDASGQKLKAFPVNVAKFRDSLKRLGDVYVNDAFGTAHRAHSSMMGDGFDIRAAGFLLKKELQYFAKALENPDRPFLAILGGAKVADKIPLIESLLDKVDDMIIGGGMAYTFLKVINNMEIGNSLFDAEGSKIVEKLVAKAQEKNVTIHLPVDFVTADKFAEDTNTGSAKVADGIPSGWMGLDVGPETVKKFVEPISKAKTIVWNGPIGVFEFQKFAYSTKAIMDAAVDTTARGATVIIGGGDTATCAAKWGTESKVSHVSTGGGASLELLEGKILPGVAALCDA